Proteins from a genomic interval of Paenibacillus thermoaerophilus:
- the spoVE gene encoding stage V sporulation protein E has translation MAKARTSPDPWLIAATMAILAIGLVMVYSASAVLSFREFGDSFYYLKRQAIFAGLGIAAMIVTMNTDYWVWKKVARAALIVCFALLVIVLIPGVGVIRGGARSWLGIGSLGIQPSEFMKLGMIMFLAKLLSEERRDITSFGRGLLPALGLMGLAFGMIMLQPDLGTGVVLVGASMMIIFAAGARLSHLGVLALVGVAGFVALIAAAPYRLKRITAFLDPWSDPLGAGYQSIQSLFAIGPGGLAGLGLGRSLQKYSYLPEPQTDFIFSILAEETGFIGGGLLIVLFMLLVWRGMRTAITAPDSFGSLLAIGIVGMVAVQVIINVGVVIGMFPVTGITLPLVSYGGSSLTLMLTALGVLFNISRYAR, from the coding sequence ATGGCCAAAGCCCGCACGTCGCCCGATCCGTGGCTGATCGCCGCCACGATGGCGATTCTCGCGATCGGACTCGTGATGGTGTACAGCGCCAGCGCCGTGCTCTCGTTCCGCGAGTTCGGCGATTCGTTCTATTATCTCAAACGTCAGGCTATATTTGCCGGACTGGGCATCGCCGCGATGATCGTGACGATGAACACGGATTATTGGGTTTGGAAAAAGGTTGCGCGCGCCGCGCTGATCGTATGCTTCGCCCTGCTCGTCATCGTGCTGATCCCGGGCGTCGGCGTCATCCGCGGCGGCGCCCGAAGCTGGCTGGGCATCGGCTCGCTCGGCATTCAGCCGTCCGAGTTCATGAAGCTCGGGATGATCATGTTTCTGGCGAAGCTGCTCAGCGAGGAGCGGCGCGACATCACATCGTTCGGCCGGGGGCTGCTGCCGGCGCTGGGGCTCATGGGGCTGGCGTTCGGCATGATTATGCTCCAGCCCGATCTCGGCACGGGCGTCGTGCTGGTCGGGGCCTCGATGATGATTATTTTTGCGGCCGGGGCGCGGCTCTCGCATCTGGGCGTGCTTGCGCTGGTCGGCGTCGCCGGCTTCGTCGCGCTCATCGCAGCGGCGCCTTACCGGCTGAAGCGGATTACGGCGTTTCTCGATCCGTGGTCGGACCCGCTCGGCGCGGGGTACCAATCGATCCAATCGCTGTTCGCGATCGGACCGGGCGGGCTGGCCGGCCTCGGATTGGGGCGCAGTCTGCAAAAATACAGCTACCTGCCGGAGCCGCAGACGGACTTTATTTTTTCGATACTGGCGGAGGAAACCGGCTTTATCGGCGGCGGCTTGCTGATCGTGCTGTTCATGCTGCTGGTCTGGCGCGGCATGCGAACGGCGATCACGGCGCCGGATTCGTTCGGCAGCCTGCTCGCGATCGGCATCGTCGGCATGGTCGCCGTGCAGGTCATTATCAATGTCGGAGTCGTCATCGGCATGTTCCCGGTGACCGGCATCACGCTTCCGCTCGTCAGCTACGGCGGTTCGTCGCTGACCTTGATGCTGACGGCGCTGGGGGTGCTGTTCAACATATCGCGTTACGCGAGGTAG